In the Populus trichocarpa isolate Nisqually-1 chromosome 1, P.trichocarpa_v4.1, whole genome shotgun sequence genome, tcttttctatctctttGACTCTTTTTAGGTTCACTTGAACCTAttacttttggtttttttttatgtttttcacttAGAGTTGAGCTAGGAGTAATCACTATTATATCTGATTCTTATACATTTGAATCattcatgaaattattttcaataaattcaacatgtATAGATCCAACtatcatattattttctaaattcaaaAGCCTATaagcttttgaattttatgcaTGACCAATAAAAGCACTCTTAAGACCTCTAGGtcctaattttgttctttgagGATCATAAACTTCATAAAAGAACTATACACCCCtgcactttaaaataatttagatttgGTTTTCTACCATTCCATACTTCATATAgagaaacatttaatttcttaGATAGTAGTACTCTATTATGAATGTGATATGCAGTAAGAAAAGCTTCACTCCACAAATTATTTGGTAACTTAGCATTCAAAAGCATGACATTAACCATATCCACTAAGatcttatttttcctttcaataaATCTATTATATTGTTGTATATAGGGTGCTcatttgatgaattattttgttttcctcataaaatatagaaaactcTCTAGAGAGTATTTACCACCTCTATTTATTATAAGAGCtttaattctattttcttttttattttctaccattttcttgaattctttaaatttctcaAATGTTTCATCTTTAGTTCTCAACAAGTAAACATAGGTAAAACAAgaataatcatcaatgaaagttatGAAATATCTTTTTCACCTCTTGTTAACATACCATTTATTTCACATATATCATAATGCACTACCTCAAGTAATTGAGAATTTCTTTCAACTTTAGAAAAAGGCTTTTTAGTCATCTTAGCTTGAATACATACTTCACATTTATCATTATAATCATGCTGgtataaaatataatcatgcttacacatatatttttaaatatctatAATTTAGATGACCTAATCTAGCATGccaaaaagaagaagtagaTTCAACCATATAAGTAAAAACAAcattgatttattaaatatcaaatttaaacatgctatcataaaaataaccctttttcaaaaacactctACTCTTAGTTACAATAATCTTATTAGACtctaaaacaattttgaacCCTTTCTTGCTCAAAATATTAGTAGATACaagattttttctaattttaaaagcatgaaaCACATtgactaaaaacaatttttgtcCAGAAGTAAAGTACAATTCAATAGTTCATTTTCCCAAAACTTTGGCAGAATATGGTTGCTCATCAAGACCTCTTCGAGTTTCTTCAATTCTTCATAAGTCTTAAGCTATACTTTATTGTTAATGACATGAATTATTGCACCAGAATCCAGCTACCAATCTAAAATTTTCACAATATTAGTTGctatatttaattcaataatcattcaaatttaaaagtttgaaaCCATGACAACTAACTTCTTGACTTCATCATTTTCAATCATATTCACTTTGTTAGCACCATCTCTTTTGTTGAAATTCTTGAATATACacttgtcataacccattttagGTTATTcctaaattcattttttccaaCCTAAAAACAAAACCGACACGGTGTtgttttgaacggcactgtaCTGCTTTTTCTTCCCCTGGATGCGCAGAGGCATGGAAagaagaggtttgctcccttgTATTTTTTCCCGCTTCCTCTCTCTCCCAAGaactaaaaaactaacaagACCCACTCCCCTTGAAGTGCCAAGATGAAAATACAGAGGAGAAAAGTCCTGCAGGCGCCTGCACAGAGGCCGCCCCGGCCACCGTACCCTATCCCCATGACTGGAAAGGACAAGGTAAGCCTCTCTACCTCTGCCTATAAATATTGAGAggcagagaagaaaaaaaaaaggggcatgagaagattttgaaaaataaaaagaaaagggagggaGCAATTACAGGAACAAAGAAGAGAGGGAAGATTGAAAAACAGAGATGAATTATTTTGAGATACAAAGACGAGAAAACAGAGCaaaagtaaaatagaaaaaaagagactAGTGTTTCTGCACATAGAGGAAGAAGAATTGTTCCTCGCCGCGAACCATCGCCTGCTACCACAACACCGCCACCAGCAGCACTGCCATGAAACCACTGTAAAAAGGGAAGAACATTATTAACAGAGGGAACGAAAAAACAGAGTAAGAAAATAGCACAGCGAAGCGGATGAGAGAATAAGAAGGACCGACGCTTGAAACCATCATCGTCCACCGCGACAACAGCGCCACCGCCACCAGTATCGTGAGTCACTGTTTTCTAGTCGCCAGGTcagtttccttcttcttcttctccagtCGTCCTCCACTGTTCTGCAAGTTAACAGTGcggagtgaattaattcactctccactattcacgtTGTATGTGAATAGTGAAGAactgctccactgttcactgcccagcccagcccaaaatGGTTTTCCCGTGTGTTTTTCTActgaattttgcttaatattggtttgtatttttatatcctaaatgtacaaatccggtattaaaatacccgactTTCTCTGAAATGTTGCAAaaagagaattatataaaaaaaatatcttgctttattgcatacggccaagtctctaaaaaaaatcatatcgtattttcatacaacaaaaaatcaaaatatgttttagcatgtattttggctttaataaccagtttattaaagccatgagaactacgccaatatttcaaaaaaatccaaaaaatattttgttttgttttagtatcagaaattatgaatttatacgtaaaatgtattcccgatattaaaagggtagttcttttatagatattagaacaattaggtttttacctgataagataaTGATCTTTTTATTGAGgatgactttttttaaaccatagatataccaacaattagaaaacacgatGATACTTTAgcttttatcagacaatcaaacaatgcagcttaccttaggtagggcgtagttGGGGTTCTAATACCTTTTCTTTACGCAACTTGTCctcgtacccgatctctgagaccagttatgGTTCCTAGTGActaaaatactaggtgacgactctcattcatttttttcactgataaaagacaagaattccttatctCCCCATGTTTGCCAGATAAATACCTGAGAGTGGACGATCATCGTGACGCCGCACATGTGCGACAACACTCTTTATGTAGTGCCTTTTATTTCCATAATATAAACAAATCTTATTCTTCTTGTTagtattttgtttccttttggatttctttttccctttctttttcacCTTTAGATTGTTTTGAGTTATTTTGAAACCAGTTTCAGTAATCAAATTTACTTTAGAATTTATCGCTTGTAGTTCACGCATACGAGATTAAACCTCAATTTGCaagtttgtttgaaattgttcAAAGGTATAATTGTCTATCGAAtgcaaaatcttttttctatattcattttaagatggagaaatttgttataaaatagCTCCCACTTAAAGTGAACTGGGAACTTTGATATCCAGATCACTAAGTCTTGATATCAAGATTTGAGTTTCATGGACTTGATCTATAATTGACTTGTTGTCAGTAAtcttctagtaaaaaaaattaaagaaagaaaacgatCAGAACACGATCAGAACTTGGTTTTTCCTGCTTATAGTATGTCTCCAAGGCTGGCCAAAGTTACTTTGTCGACTTTAATTTGGAGAAGATGTCATAAAGTCGACTAGTCGAAGTATTCAGAATATGTCGTCAACAAAGCACTTCATCTTCCTCATGTTTCAGTCTTTTAATCTTAACAACAACAGATTCATCTTCTTGTGGTTCAGGTAGTGCAGAcagatttggataaaaaaaatatagtaaatctttattgaaataaaaaggaacaTCATCTTGTCTATTCACTTTGTGTAATTCATaccatcaaaatgatctaattgaattttgacaTCCTTTGCAACCTTAACGCTTGAATTCAGATTTGTTTCCATCAACTCAACAccttaaagttattttaaaaatatttgagtatagaaacaaataaagagttGACTTAAAGGCATGAAAACATTATCCTTAACGTATTTATATATCCCACACAGAGATAAAACCTCCAGGATACAACTAAACCtttgaaagaataagaaaaatagacagaaaagaaaatatgttttttctatgtcttttttttctctctatatagTAACATGTTTATATAgactttaaatattataatgaaatattatgACTGTTGATGAAACTATATAACTGTTAaagaaacaattatattttaaataaaattaaataactgtTATTTAGTTTTATCCAAATAGCCATAAAtgacaaaattaattataaaaattaaaataaataaactaaaaaacaagaattaatcATACTAACATATTAAGTTTCAAGTGCTCTATTTATTATGACTTTCACATAATTTACTACACAACAGAATTCCACACTTATAAACACTTAGGAGGAAATATTTCTTTCCAACctggaataaaaatatttttcttttttattcacttATAAATTATACCAACACTACTCATCACCATATCTCAACTCAACTCTTaatcaatttctttcaaaaacaaagATCTATGCTATTCTTTCCTTTATCATAAAgagaacaataaaaattcaataaaaaacttcgggaattttaacttgaaattttaatggatatcaagaatattataagtttttttttagaatttaaaaattattgtatctttttttgctattaatattatcaaaattatgttAGCTATTcacttaaattttcttttctatttgatgAATGGATGATTTTAAGTTTGAAGTTTGTTACTTGAGATTTCTACTTGTATATTGAATGCTCTGCACTCAATctattattaatattcttaaatCTGTTTTTTAAGATCACGCTCGGATATTAGAGTTAGACtggaaaattaacataaaaataataaaaatattacaaatatagTAGTTAAAAAGTTGTGAGTATATATAAGGGTTCttgtaacaaataaaaaaatataataaaaaataatttaagaaaaaatagttaagattttcaattcaatttatttctaaattatttcaaatagtataatttaatttaattttttaatcttttattttatttcaaataattatattataataaataattaattaaattcaaatcatatataaaattaaattcaatttgaaggCATTTCTCGTAGACTTGCTTCTTCCTTAAAGAAATTCTCATCCTTGAATTTATGTCAATAggagaaaatcaattaaagttATATTCACAGCCACTCAGTAAATCTATACCTGaccaaaaataaacacaaatttcTGCTTTCTTGCCTTGGCTTTTTCCGTAATTAATTGGCCTAAAAATTCATCAACTGGTAATAATAACAGCGACGTCATAAAAAATGGATATGTTTTTCCACAAATAATAATCGACACCCCAGATTCTTCTAACAgcaattattcttaaaattttcaaagagaaaagagaaaaagaaaaacacaccaCCATTACCATAACTAGAGAGAACTGCAAAGCCAAATCTAAGAACCAGATACCTAATTACTATAATTCAACAACTCATTGGAGGAAGATCAGAGGTTTCTGTTGGAGGATGTGTTTCTTTAAAAACCCTACTGCCAAAAAAGAAGAACCCCAGAGTTTGTCCAGCCACGGCAACCAAGAACACGCCACCATTGAAAGACATGACAGCCAACATCACCATATAGGCTACACCAACCCGCAAAGCGTGCAACAGAGTCTGGACTAGACCAGCCGCCACAGGGCCGGAGCCAGGCTTGATCAATCGGCAATGGGATAGCCACTCAACAAGAATCGAAAGCACAAACACAAATAGCAAAGCCACAAAATACATGTATGGTCTCTTCTCAAAGCTTCCAGGCCAGCTCGAGAAGACAATTTCAGCACTCTTGCCCCAAAAGAATGTCAtgtgcatcatcatcatcttatgGTGGTGCATCATTCCTGTGTTGTTCATGGGGGGCGGTGCAGCCATGCCTCCCGTGCCTGGCATATCATGACCATGATCCatgctctaaaaaaaaaaaaaaaatgcttcctTCCTGTTCAGGGATGATGTGAGTTTACTTCCATTTACAATGAGAAGGTTGAGGTTATTTAATGAAAGAGTAGATTATTCTTTTCAGTTAGTCCCtgtatttttaacataattatcACTTAACCCTCCTTTTTAACATAAAACCTGTTTTAGCTCTTCATAAATCCgttgacaatttaaattattagagaaAAATCAACATGATAGAGgtttagagaagaaaaaaaacaaaatattttgaaaaagtgAAGGAGGCTAAACTGTAGGTTGTAAAACACGAAGGATCAAGTGATAATAGTGCTCAACAAGAAGgactaaaaattaatattccaTTTATGAAATCTAGGGTAGTCGTATTTTTAGTAGTAGTACGTACATACTGGGAGTAGTAATTAATTGTACTCCATCTTTTAAATACTAGCTAGTATATCGTATCTGTGATTGTGCGATTTGATGCTACAACGGTATAATCAGGAACGGGATTTCTTCCCTCAAATCTCTTCCTTCTAGTAGTGTTATTAGACCTTGCATGTTGATCTCGTCAAGTTAATTTGGACAACCCAATAAATTAACATCCGAACAAACCGATggtaaaaatcttattttttttatttttaaaataaaattattttaattgattcaagTGATCTCATTAAACTTGTGATCTGAGTCATGCAACTAGTCAATTTAAAACATTGCTTTGTTGAACTTGGAAATGCTGCAAATTTACTATTAACTAAAAAAGCAAAGGGTTTTACTTTACCCCttatcacaaaacactatgagaattgagtttcataatttgttttaatttactttttatgaggatatcttggtctcatgatcaaagtcataaattttaatatatttaacatTCGTtaaattatgtcatttttttattttctttctaagagaTTATTTCAGTCTCATTTTCAACActagatttgctttttattaggcTATCTTTGTCTCTTAATTAACTCGGGTCGTGAGTTTGGATGGTTAACCTAattgattcagttttttttaattgacttttt is a window encoding:
- the LOC7478565 gene encoding copper transporter 1; this translates as MDHGHDMPGTGGMAAPPPMNNTGMMHHHKMMMMHMTFFWGKSAEIVFSSWPGSFEKRPYMYFVALLFVFVLSILVEWLSHCRLIKPGSGPVAAGLVQTLLHALRVGVAYMVMLAVMSFNGGVFLVAVAGQTLGFFFFGSRVFKETHPPTETSDLPPMSC